Part of the Methanobacterium paludis genome is shown below.
AACAATTAAAACCTTTGCAGAGGTTGCAGATTTTGAGGAAAAAACCTTGCTTTCAAGAAGAAGGCCCATAGTTGTTTTAAACAAAAACCAGGATTATTACTTGGCGCCGTCTGTTTCACCAATGCTCCACAACTTAGGTGTGATGCTTCCATATTCTGCACTCCACCACCTTTTATTCCAATACACCCACGAACCTGCATTCATCATGACATCGGCAAACATGCCAGGAGAGCCAATGCTCATAGGAAACAGTGATATAGTTGAGAAACTGGACGGTGTTGCAGATTACTTCCTCCTCCACGACAGACAGATCATTAACCGATGCGACGACTCTGTTGTAAGGTTCAGAGGAGGTGAAATGGCATTTATAAGGCGTTCAAGAGGTTATGTTCCTGAACCCTACAATTTTTCAGGGATCAACAATAAATTGAACGTACTTGCACTGGGACCTGAAATCGACGTCACCTTCTCACTTTTAAAGGAGGGAAACTGCTATGTATCCCAGCACATCGGGAACACAACCAAGTATGAAACCTTCAAGTACCTTCAAAATGCCATAGAACACATGATAAACATAACAAAAACAGATTCTGTGGATGTTGTGGCCTGTGACCTCCACCCAATGTTCTTCACAACCAAACTTGCAGAAAAACTGGGCGATAAATTCCAATGCCCTGTTTTCCCTGTCCAACATCACCATGCACATGCAGCAGCCCTGGCTGTAGATAACGGAGTTGATGAAGTTATGTGCATAGCTGCAGATGGTGTGGGCTACGGAGAAGATGGAACAGCCTGGGGCGGTGAGATACTCCACTTGAAAGGAGGGAAATATGAAAGGGTTGGGAGTTTGATGCCGCAAAAAATGGCTGGTGGTGATTTAACAACCAAGTACCCTATTAGAATGGTTATGTCAATGCTTTATGACCATTACGATATTGAAAAACTTGTGGATCTCATGAAAACCAATTACCGGGACTACTTCAAGCACGGTGAAAGGGAAGTAGAACTTGTGGCCAAACAGCTTGAGCGTGATTTCAACATCAACCAGACCACCAGTACCGGGCGTGTTCTTGATGCAATTTCTTCAGCACTTGGTATATGTGGTGAGCGTACATACGAAGGTGAATGTTCAATGAAATTGGAGTCTGTGGCCCGAAATGGTGCTGATACCCTTGAGATTCCTGTTGAAATTAAAAAACACCATGGAATGGATGTTCTTGACACGACCCAGATAATGCGCTCCCTTCTGGATATGAAAGGATCCGGCGAGAGAGTGCAGGATATAGCAAGGGCTGCCCAGAAAGCTGTGTCTCAGGGGCTTGCGGAGTTAGCAATAAAGGCTGTGGAAAAAACAGATCTGGATGTTATAGGTGGCTCTGGTGGTGTTTTCTACAATGAAGCTGTGAGCATGACCATAAAAGCTGTTGTGGAAGATGCAGGTTACAGGTTCATCCAGCATAAAAATAGCTGTGCAGGTGATGGTTCTGTGTCAATGGGACAGGCTGCAGTTGCAGCATGGCATTACAGAGACTTATAAATTAGATTTTTTTTAATTAGAAGTTATGGGATCTAA
Proteins encoded:
- the hypF gene encoding carbamoyltransferase HypF; amino-acid sequence: MEKARILVQGIVQGVGFRPTVYRIAKSMNLTGYVRNLGNIVEILLEGEKDEIEDFAKNLKLKKPPISKINSLKIEWLESDVSGEFNDFEILKSSENFSGSSVIPPDLATCDQCLEEVLNNKDRRYRYPFTACTDCGPRFTVIKSIPYDRERTSMDEFPLCSDCTEEYQNPEDRRYHAEATCCPECGPEVFLYKENRINVENPIKEAVKLIDDGNILAIKGIGGTHLVVKTTEEGPVDELRKRLGRFNQAFACMSPDIETIKTFAEVADFEEKTLLSRRRPIVVLNKNQDYYLAPSVSPMLHNLGVMLPYSALHHLLFQYTHEPAFIMTSANMPGEPMLIGNSDIVEKLDGVADYFLLHDRQIINRCDDSVVRFRGGEMAFIRRSRGYVPEPYNFSGINNKLNVLALGPEIDVTFSLLKEGNCYVSQHIGNTTKYETFKYLQNAIEHMINITKTDSVDVVACDLHPMFFTTKLAEKLGDKFQCPVFPVQHHHAHAAALAVDNGVDEVMCIAADGVGYGEDGTAWGGEILHLKGGKYERVGSLMPQKMAGGDLTTKYPIRMVMSMLYDHYDIEKLVDLMKTNYRDYFKHGEREVELVAKQLERDFNINQTTSTGRVLDAISSALGICGERTYEGECSMKLESVARNGADTLEIPVEIKKHHGMDVLDTTQIMRSLLDMKGSGERVQDIARAAQKAVSQGLAELAIKAVEKTDLDVIGGSGGVFYNEAVSMTIKAVVEDAGYRFIQHKNSCAGDGSVSMGQAAVAAWHYRDL